Proteins found in one Gemmatimonadota bacterium genomic segment:
- a CDS encoding DedA family protein, giving the protein MAAPLGLGWAGHDGKRAGTADEGKVRMSEGMGVLGWALELAPALLYLLLALGAALENIVPPIPADTFVVVGGVLAARGTLGAEWVFVVTWSANVASALLVYAAGRRYGARFFQGRLGRRLLSPGQLEQVEGFFRRWGVPALILTRFLPGVRAVVPGFAGVSRLRPLVVVPTLAAASAVWYGTLTWAGTVAGANLPAVLDTLAGVNRGLLVLAVAVGAVLGWWWRRSRRRDRPEPR; this is encoded by the coding sequence GTGGCGGCACCGCTGGGGCTCGGGTGGGCGGGCCACGACGGGAAGCGTGCGGGGACGGCGGACGAGGGGAAGGTGCGCATGAGCGAGGGCATGGGAGTGCTGGGCTGGGCCCTGGAGCTGGCGCCCGCGCTGCTGTATCTGCTCCTGGCCCTGGGTGCCGCGCTCGAGAACATCGTGCCGCCGATCCCGGCCGACACGTTCGTCGTCGTGGGCGGCGTGCTCGCCGCCCGCGGAACGCTCGGCGCCGAATGGGTCTTCGTCGTGACCTGGTCCGCGAACGTGGCCTCGGCGCTCCTGGTGTACGCGGCAGGGCGGCGCTACGGCGCCCGCTTCTTCCAGGGTCGCCTCGGTCGGCGGCTCCTCTCCCCTGGACAGCTCGAACAGGTGGAGGGCTTCTTCCGGCGCTGGGGCGTCCCTGCGCTCATCCTCACCCGTTTCCTGCCCGGCGTGCGCGCCGTCGTGCCGGGCTTCGCCGGCGTGAGCCGTCTGCGCCCTCTCGTGGTGGTGCCGACCCTCGCCGCGGCTTCGGCGGTGTGGTACGGCACGCTGACCTGGGCGGGCACCGTGGCGGGCGCCAACCTGCCCGCCGTCCTGGACACGCTCGCCGGGGTGAACCGCGGTCTGCTCGTCCTCGCGGTGGCCGTGGGCGCTGTCCTGGGGTGGTGGTGGCGCCGCTCGCGGCGCCGGGACCGACCGGAGCCGAGATGA
- the fabF gene encoding beta-ketoacyl-ACP synthase II, with protein sequence MDTARRRVVITGIGVVSPVGIGVEPTWRALVAGTSGGGPITHFEPSEDYPTRIACEVKGFDASGVLDAKEARRYDRFAQFALVATQEAMAHAGLEGPVPGTDPARFGVIYGSGIGGIQTFEEQCRTLIERGPKRVSPFFVPMFIPDIAAGLISIRWGLQGANYATVSACASSAHAIGEALRTIQRGDADAMVAGGTEATITPLTIAGFAAMKAMSTRNDDPGTASRPFCAERDGFVIGEGAGTVVLESLEHAEARGATPLAEVVGYGASADAYHITSPAPEHAGAQVAMRTALSDAALAPTDVDYINAHGTSTQLNDARETEAIKAVFGDHAYRMVVSSTKSMTGHLLGAAGGLEAAVSVKVCESGVIPPTINCSARDPECDLDYAHGGAVERDVRVVLSNSFGFGGHNVCLALKRWDS encoded by the coding sequence ATGGACACAGCCCGCAGACGGGTCGTCATCACCGGGATCGGAGTGGTCTCCCCGGTCGGGATCGGCGTCGAGCCGACCTGGCGCGCGCTCGTCGCGGGCACCAGCGGGGGTGGGCCCATCACCCACTTCGAACCGAGCGAGGACTACCCCACACGCATCGCGTGTGAGGTGAAGGGGTTCGACGCCTCCGGCGTGTTGGATGCCAAGGAGGCGCGCCGCTACGATCGGTTCGCGCAGTTCGCGCTCGTGGCCACGCAGGAGGCCATGGCGCACGCGGGGCTGGAAGGTCCCGTCCCGGGCACCGACCCCGCACGCTTCGGCGTGATCTACGGGAGCGGCATCGGTGGGATCCAGACGTTCGAAGAGCAGTGTCGCACGCTGATCGAACGGGGCCCCAAGCGCGTCAGCCCCTTCTTCGTGCCGATGTTCATCCCGGACATCGCCGCGGGCCTGATCTCCATCCGCTGGGGCCTGCAGGGCGCCAACTACGCCACGGTGTCGGCATGCGCCTCCTCGGCGCACGCCATCGGCGAGGCGCTCCGCACCATCCAGCGCGGGGACGCCGATGCGATGGTGGCCGGGGGCACCGAAGCGACCATCACGCCGTTGACCATCGCGGGCTTCGCGGCCATGAAGGCCATGTCCACCCGCAATGACGACCCCGGCACAGCCAGCCGGCCGTTCTGCGCAGAGCGGGACGGATTCGTGATCGGGGAAGGCGCGGGCACCGTGGTGCTGGAATCGCTGGAGCATGCGGAGGCGCGCGGCGCCACCCCGCTGGCCGAGGTGGTCGGCTACGGCGCCTCGGCGGACGCCTACCACATCACCAGCCCGGCACCGGAGCACGCCGGCGCCCAGGTGGCCATGCGCACGGCGCTTTCGGACGCGGCGCTGGCCCCCACCGACGTGGACTACATCAACGCGCACGGGACGTCGACGCAGCTGAACGACGCGCGCGAAACGGAGGCCATCAAGGCGGTCTTCGGCGACCACGCATACCGGATGGTGGTCAGCTCCACCAAGTCCATGACGGGGCATCTGCTCGGGGCGGCGGGCGGACTCGAGGCCGCGGTCTCGGTGAAGGTGTGCGAGAGTGGTGTGATCCCGCCCACCATCAACTGCAGCGCGCGCGACCCCGAGTGCGACCTCGACTACGCCCATGGCGGCGCCGTCGAGCGCGACGTGCGCGTCGTGCTTTCGAATTCCTTCGGGTTCGGCGGGCACAACGTCTGTCTGGCCTTGAAGCGGTGGGACTCCTGA
- a CDS encoding S41 family peptidase, with protein sequence MAGKIATAALLGILILPQAGVSQQPDRMSTRARNQAGAAGNEAQVFQQTFETIRDYYIQSLGDSALWEKAIQGLIDGIEDPYATVFTPDELAEFREETTGDYAGIGVQISQLEESITITIVFKGTPAEDVGLLVGDRIVEVEGETTEGWTTTDTSDRIRGKPGTTVDVKIRREGVTTPLAFTISRSNVHVQAVHADVVHDSIGYILLDRVARGSADEIAAAFQEMSGTKGVILDLRRNLGGYLDESLWISDLLLAPGQRLASTRSRAIGRGGDRAEESWDDRRPAVLPNTPVVVLVDENTASAAEIVAGAWQDHDRALIIGSRTFGKGVVQTLLPLPAGRVIRLTTGEWYTPLGRSLHRPRDKQGHVVEQDIDTLPTVSTALGREIQAGGGVFPDLPIADDTLTLAERELFTAAAQAEVPLNLRVAEFALRIARRSQSDGSGPEVSRAEFDEFAAALIAEGLPTAALDATGVRDYLYWRTRIAAAERADALGLAMAYRMERDPVLTAAIELLEKASSQRELFSDAMVWSGGTGSTPSRTGARPGR encoded by the coding sequence ATGGCCGGTAAGATAGCGACCGCAGCCCTCCTGGGTATCCTGATCCTCCCGCAGGCGGGCGTCAGCCAGCAGCCGGACCGCATGTCGACGCGGGCCAGGAACCAGGCCGGCGCCGCGGGCAACGAAGCCCAGGTCTTCCAGCAGACGTTCGAGACCATCCGCGACTACTATATCCAGTCGCTCGGGGATTCGGCGCTGTGGGAGAAGGCCATCCAGGGCCTGATCGACGGCATCGAGGATCCGTACGCCACCGTCTTCACGCCGGACGAGCTCGCCGAGTTCCGCGAGGAGACCACCGGCGACTATGCGGGCATCGGCGTCCAGATCTCCCAGCTCGAGGAGTCCATCACGATCACGATCGTCTTCAAGGGCACCCCCGCGGAGGACGTGGGGCTGCTCGTGGGCGACCGGATCGTCGAGGTGGAGGGAGAGACCACCGAGGGCTGGACCACGACGGACACGTCCGATCGCATCCGCGGCAAACCGGGAACCACGGTGGACGTGAAGATCCGGCGGGAGGGGGTCACGACCCCGCTGGCCTTCACCATCTCCCGCTCGAACGTGCACGTGCAGGCGGTCCACGCGGACGTGGTCCACGACTCCATCGGCTACATCCTGCTGGACCGGGTCGCGCGCGGCTCGGCGGACGAGATCGCCGCCGCGTTCCAGGAGATGAGCGGCACCAAAGGTGTCATCCTCGACCTGCGCCGGAACCTCGGTGGATACCTGGACGAATCGCTGTGGATCTCGGACCTGCTGCTGGCCCCCGGCCAGCGCCTGGCCAGCACGCGCAGCCGTGCGATCGGCCGCGGCGGCGACCGGGCCGAAGAGTCCTGGGACGATCGCCGACCCGCCGTGCTGCCCAACACACCCGTGGTCGTGCTCGTGGACGAGAACACCGCCTCGGCCGCCGAGATCGTCGCTGGCGCCTGGCAGGATCACGACCGGGCCCTGATCATCGGCAGCCGCACGTTCGGCAAGGGCGTGGTGCAGACGTTGCTTCCGCTACCGGCGGGCCGGGTCATCCGGCTCACGACCGGCGAGTGGTATACGCCGCTCGGCCGCTCGCTGCACCGTCCGCGGGACAAACAGGGGCACGTCGTCGAGCAGGACATCGACACGCTGCCGACGGTCTCCACTGCGCTCGGGCGCGAGATCCAGGCCGGGGGTGGGGTCTTCCCCGATCTGCCCATCGCCGACGACACGCTCACGCTCGCCGAGCGTGAGCTGTTCACCGCCGCGGCGCAGGCCGAGGTGCCGCTCAACCTGCGCGTGGCCGAGTTCGCGCTCCGCATCGCACGCCGCAGCCAGTCGGACGGTTCGGGCCCGGAGGTGAGCCGGGCCGAGTTCGACGAGTTCGCCGCCGCGCTCATCGCGGAGGGTCTGCCCACCGCCGCGCTCGATGCGACGGGGGTGCGCGACTACCTGTACTGGCGGACGCGGATCGCCGCGGCCGAACGGGCGGATGCCCTGGGGCTGGCCATGGCGTACCGGATGGAGCGCGACCCCGTGCTCACCGCGGCCATCGAGCTGCTGGAGAAGGCCAGCTCGCAGCGGGAGCTGTTCTCCGACGCGATGGTGTGGAGCGGCGGGACGGGCTCGACCCCGAGTCGCACGGGAGCACGCCCCGGCCGCTGA
- the ispF gene encoding 2-C-methyl-D-erythritol 2,4-cyclodiphosphate synthase — MRVGFGYDSHRFDPDRPLVLGGVRIADAPGLAGHSDADAIAHAVTDAVLGAAALGDIGRHFPPGDPAWKDADSIDLLRRAVALLHDRGYAVGNVDVTVVTERVRIAPHADAMRTVLATTLGVAVDAVSVKGKTNEGMGWTGEGVGLAAYAVALVRPT, encoded by the coding sequence GTGAGGGTCGGCTTCGGCTACGATTCGCACCGCTTCGACCCGGACCGACCCCTGGTCCTGGGGGGCGTGCGGATCGCGGATGCACCGGGTCTGGCCGGTCACTCGGACGCGGACGCCATCGCGCATGCCGTGACGGACGCCGTGCTCGGGGCCGCGGCGCTGGGGGACATCGGCCGCCATTTCCCGCCGGGTGATCCGGCCTGGAAGGACGCCGATTCCATCGACCTGCTGCGTCGCGCCGTCGCGCTGCTCCACGACCGGGGGTACGCGGTCGGGAACGTGGACGTCACGGTGGTCACCGAGCGCGTGCGCATCGCGCCCCACGCGGATGCCATGCGGACCGTGCTGGCCACGACGCTCGGCGTGGCGGTGGACGCCGTCTCCGTGAAGGGCAAGACCAACGAAGGCATGGGCTGGACGGGGGAGGGGGTCGGGTTGGCCGCGTACGCCGTGGCGCTCGTCCGCCCGACCTGA
- the fabD gene encoding ACP S-malonyltransferase, producing MSLAVMFPGQGSQAVGMGADLVARFPEARATFDEADAVLEAPLSRLAFEGPLDELTATRNAQPAILVHSVAVLRVLGARLGAVGSAAGHSLGEFSAHVCAGTLSFADALRAVRLRGTLMYDAGLARPGSMAAVLGLDDDVIADVCRDVTIDGDVVVPANFNSAGQVVVSGDRTAVTRAIPALQAAGAKRVIELQVSGAFHSPLMEPAQEGLARHLDAVTFHDPTVPVFANVTAQPVTVGAEARVRLVEQLTAPVRWAEIVHAQVAHGADRFVEIGPGSVLTGLSKRNARGVPARALGTADDIEAFLNEETA from the coding sequence ATGTCCCTCGCAGTGATGTTCCCCGGCCAGGGGTCGCAAGCCGTCGGCATGGGCGCCGATCTGGTCGCGCGCTTCCCGGAGGCGCGCGCCACGTTCGACGAGGCGGACGCCGTCCTGGAGGCACCCCTGTCCCGGCTCGCCTTCGAGGGCCCGCTCGACGAGCTGACCGCCACCCGCAACGCCCAGCCGGCCATCCTCGTGCACTCGGTGGCCGTGTTGCGTGTGCTCGGTGCCCGCTTGGGTGCGGTGGGCTCGGCGGCCGGCCATTCCCTGGGCGAATTCTCCGCCCACGTGTGCGCCGGGACGCTGAGCTTCGCAGACGCGCTACGGGCAGTGCGCCTCCGCGGCACCCTGATGTACGACGCCGGGCTGGCCCGCCCGGGCAGCATGGCCGCGGTGCTCGGGCTCGACGACGACGTGATCGCCGACGTGTGCCGGGACGTGACCATCGACGGGGACGTCGTCGTGCCGGCCAACTTCAACTCCGCCGGGCAGGTGGTCGTGAGCGGGGACCGCACTGCGGTCACCCGGGCGATCCCGGCCCTGCAGGCCGCGGGCGCCAAGCGGGTGATCGAGCTGCAGGTCTCCGGGGCGTTCCATTCACCGCTGATGGAGCCGGCCCAGGAGGGTCTGGCGCGCCACCTCGACGCCGTGACCTTCCACGATCCCACGGTGCCGGTGTTCGCCAACGTCACGGCGCAGCCGGTGACCGTGGGCGCCGAGGCACGGGTCCGTCTCGTGGAGCAGCTGACCGCACCCGTTCGCTGGGCGGAGATCGTGCACGCACAGGTGGCGCACGGCGCAGACCGCTTCGTCGAGATCGGTCCTGGCTCCGTGTTGACCGGCCTCAGCAAGCGCAACGCGCGAGGCGTGCCGGCCCGGGCGCTCGGTACGGCAGACGACATCGAAGCCTTCCTGAACGAGGAGACGGCATGA
- the fabG gene encoding 3-oxoacyl-[acyl-carrier-protein] reductase, whose protein sequence is MSQELAGQVALVTGGSRGIGRAIAEALAEAGARVAVVARDETRARQTAAALPGEGHAGYACDVADDAQVADTVALVQKEVGDIAVLVNNAGVTRDNLVMRIDADAWDQVLDTNLKGAFHMIRAVSRGMMKRRAGVIVNISSVVGLMGNAGQANYAASKAGLLGLTKSVARELASRGIRCNAVAPGYIDTDMTADLGPDAAEALKGRIPLGRLGEPRDVAGLVRFLAGPDAHYITGQVIAVDGGMVM, encoded by the coding sequence ATGAGCCAGGAGCTCGCCGGGCAGGTCGCGCTGGTGACGGGCGGGTCGCGCGGGATCGGACGGGCCATCGCCGAAGCGCTCGCGGAGGCCGGCGCGCGCGTTGCCGTGGTGGCCCGTGACGAGACCCGTGCCCGGCAGACGGCGGCGGCGCTTCCCGGCGAGGGACACGCCGGATACGCCTGCGACGTGGCCGACGACGCCCAGGTCGCCGACACCGTGGCGTTGGTGCAGAAGGAGGTCGGGGATATCGCCGTGCTCGTCAACAACGCCGGGGTCACGCGCGACAACCTCGTGATGCGCATCGACGCCGACGCCTGGGACCAGGTGCTCGACACGAACCTGAAAGGGGCCTTCCACATGATCCGCGCGGTCAGCCGCGGGATGATGAAGCGCAGGGCCGGGGTCATCGTGAACATCTCGTCCGTCGTGGGATTGATGGGCAACGCCGGCCAGGCCAACTACGCGGCCTCCAAGGCCGGGCTCCTGGGCCTGACCAAGAGCGTGGCGCGGGAGCTCGCGTCCCGTGGGATCCGCTGCAACGCGGTGGCCCCGGGCTACATCGACACCGACATGACGGCCGACCTGGGCCCCGACGCGGCCGAGGCCCTCAAGGGCCGCATCCCGCTGGGACGGCTGGGGGAACCCCGGGACGTAGCGGGGTTAGTGCGCTTCCTGGCGGGACCGGACGCTCATTACATTACCGGCCAGGTGATCGCCGTGGACGGCGGCATGGTCATGTAG
- a CDS encoding acyl carrier protein produces MADSVESKVREIIVNELGVEAEKVSRSASFVEDLGADSLDTVELVMAFEEEFGIDIPDEDAEQMRTVGDAIDYLEKNAASAD; encoded by the coding sequence ATGGCGGACAGCGTGGAGTCGAAGGTCAGGGAGATCATCGTGAACGAGCTGGGCGTCGAGGCCGAGAAGGTCTCCCGGAGCGCCTCGTTCGTCGAGGATCTCGGGGCGGACTCCCTCGACACGGTCGAGCTCGTCATGGCGTTCGAGGAGGAGTTCGGGATCGACATCCCCGACGAGGACGCGGAGCAGATGCGCACCGTCGGGGACGCCATCGACTATCTCGAGAAGAACGCGGCCAGCGCCGACTGA
- the nadE gene encoding NAD(+) synthase translates to MQDHSGRATLRLALAQFKPTKADVEGNLARVRDRIGAHAGRTDLLVFPETALSGYFLEGGVLEVALEAEELAGRLGKPPADAPDVVVGFYERWRHRHYNAVAHLTPVDDRWHIVHVHRKMFLPTYGVFDEDRFVEAGASLAPYDTRFGRLGLLVCEEAWHSLPGAILAVGGAELVVVVSASPARDYGPGAGRPGNLERWDAVAPGLAREHGVYVAVAQLVGSEGGKFFPGGSIVVAPDGRILERGPLMEEADIEARLDGRVLDRVRFDAPLLGDLERVLPHLQRSLDRAFRRGLQEPGSPPAPGLRGGGARGSDDPDPRDRRMLDLDLDLVERTLVEFIRDEVVRRRGFERVVLGVSGGVDSAVALFLAARALGPENVFGFRLPYRTSSQDSLDHAALALAAVGAQERTIDITAPVDAYIDAFEPDVTPLRRGNLCARLRAVTLFDQSAKLHALPLGTGNKSERLLGYYTWHADDSPPINPLGDLFKTQVWALARHLGVPDPIIDKPASADLVVGVHDEDELGIGYPVADAILHWVLKGHTAPELEEAGFDPDAVRIVLRRLDSTHWKRELPTVAVLSSSAIGEFYLRPVDY, encoded by the coding sequence GTGCAGGACCACTCCGGCCGAGCCACCCTACGGCTCGCGCTCGCGCAATTCAAGCCGACCAAGGCGGACGTCGAGGGGAACCTCGCCCGCGTACGCGACCGGATCGGCGCCCATGCCGGCCGGACGGACCTCCTGGTTTTCCCGGAAACCGCGCTCAGCGGCTACTTCCTCGAGGGCGGCGTGCTGGAGGTGGCCCTGGAGGCGGAGGAGCTCGCCGGGCGGCTGGGGAAGCCTCCGGCCGACGCGCCCGACGTCGTCGTCGGCTTCTACGAGCGCTGGCGCCACCGGCACTACAACGCGGTGGCCCACCTCACGCCCGTGGACGATCGATGGCACATCGTGCATGTCCACCGGAAGATGTTCCTGCCGACCTACGGCGTCTTCGACGAGGATCGGTTCGTCGAGGCCGGCGCCTCGCTCGCCCCCTACGACACGCGCTTCGGGCGCCTGGGCCTGCTCGTCTGCGAGGAGGCGTGGCACAGCCTGCCCGGCGCCATCCTGGCGGTGGGCGGAGCGGAGCTGGTCGTGGTGGTGAGCGCGTCCCCGGCCCGGGACTACGGGCCCGGCGCCGGTCGACCCGGCAACCTGGAGCGCTGGGATGCGGTCGCGCCCGGGCTCGCCCGCGAGCACGGCGTCTACGTGGCCGTCGCACAGCTCGTCGGCTCGGAGGGAGGCAAGTTCTTCCCGGGCGGCTCCATCGTGGTGGCCCCGGACGGCAGGATCCTGGAGCGGGGCCCGCTCATGGAGGAGGCCGACATCGAGGCCCGGCTGGACGGGCGGGTGCTCGACCGCGTCCGCTTCGATGCCCCGCTCCTGGGTGACCTCGAGCGTGTGCTCCCACACCTGCAGCGCTCCCTGGATCGGGCGTTCCGCCGCGGCCTGCAGGAGCCCGGTTCGCCACCGGCTCCGGGGCTGCGGGGCGGGGGCGCGCGTGGCAGCGATGATCCCGATCCGCGAGACCGGCGGATGCTGGACCTCGACCTCGATCTGGTGGAGCGCACCCTGGTCGAATTCATCCGGGACGAGGTGGTGCGCCGTCGGGGCTTCGAGCGCGTCGTGCTGGGGGTCTCCGGTGGCGTGGACTCGGCCGTCGCGCTCTTCCTCGCAGCGCGCGCCCTCGGACCGGAGAACGTCTTCGGCTTCCGGCTCCCGTATCGCACGTCGAGCCAGGATTCGCTCGACCATGCGGCGCTGGCGCTGGCCGCCGTGGGCGCGCAGGAACGCACCATCGACATCACCGCGCCGGTGGACGCCTACATCGACGCCTTCGAGCCGGACGTCACGCCCCTGCGGCGCGGCAACCTGTGCGCGCGCCTGCGCGCGGTCACGCTGTTCGACCAGTCGGCCAAGCTGCACGCCTTGCCGCTCGGGACCGGGAACAAGAGCGAGCGTCTGCTCGGCTACTACACGTGGCACGCCGACGACTCTCCACCCATCAACCCGCTCGGCGACCTCTTCAAGACGCAGGTCTGGGCTCTGGCCCGCCACCTCGGCGTGCCCGACCCGATCATCGACAAGCCGGCGAGCGCGGATCTGGTGGTGGGCGTGCACGACGAGGACGAGCTGGGCATCGGATACCCGGTCGCCGACGCGATCCTGCACTGGGTGCTGAAGGGCCATACGGCGCCGGAGCTGGAGGAAGCGGGTTTCGACCCCGACGCCGTGCGCATCGTGCTCCGACGACTCGACAGCACGCACTGGAAACGCGAGCTCCCCACCGTGGCGGTGCTCTCCTCCAGCGCGATCGGCGAGTTCTACCTGCGGCCCGTGGACTACTGA
- the xerD gene encoding site-specific tyrosine recombinase XerD, with amino-acid sequence MTDAAPDRPFAFAAYGEYLRFERGLSDRTVSAYEGDVRRLVEWLLGQGVTRVEAVDSSHLRDYVVALTQEGREGSSVRRVQSSLRSYFGFLVAEGRLEHDPSDRLESPRVWRRLPRVLSVEDVVRLIEAGDADHLLYWRDRAMLEVLYGGGLRVSELTGLRVVDLDLEEGICLVFGKGSKERMVPLGTPALGAVERYLRAVRPELDRGQGGGIVFLNQNGRPLTRMTVWNVVRAHRDRAGLTQRISPHTLRHSFATHLLEGGADLAAVQELLGHADISTTQIYTHVDRAYLRDVHRTYHPRSA; translated from the coding sequence ATGACGGACGCCGCTCCCGACCGCCCGTTCGCGTTCGCCGCCTATGGCGAGTACCTGCGCTTCGAGCGGGGCCTGTCCGATCGCACCGTATCCGCGTACGAGGGCGACGTGCGACGGCTGGTCGAATGGCTCCTCGGGCAGGGGGTCACCCGGGTCGAGGCCGTCGACTCGAGCCATCTGCGCGACTACGTGGTCGCGCTGACGCAGGAGGGCCGCGAAGGATCCTCCGTCCGCCGGGTCCAGTCGTCGCTGCGCTCGTACTTCGGGTTCCTCGTGGCCGAGGGGCGGCTGGAGCACGATCCGTCGGATCGTCTCGAATCGCCGCGCGTGTGGCGGCGCCTCCCGCGCGTGCTCTCGGTGGAGGACGTGGTCCGACTGATCGAAGCGGGAGATGCCGACCACCTCCTCTACTGGCGCGACCGGGCGATGCTGGAGGTGCTCTACGGCGGGGGGCTGCGCGTCTCCGAGCTGACGGGGCTCCGGGTCGTCGACCTGGATCTGGAGGAGGGCATCTGCCTCGTGTTCGGGAAAGGGTCCAAGGAGCGCATGGTGCCGTTGGGGACACCGGCGCTGGGCGCGGTGGAGCGCTACCTGCGCGCCGTGCGGCCGGAGCTCGATCGCGGCCAGGGGGGCGGGATCGTGTTCCTGAACCAGAACGGCCGCCCCCTGACCCGGATGACCGTATGGAACGTGGTGCGTGCCCACCGCGACCGCGCCGGGCTCACGCAGCGCATCTCCCCGCACACGCTCCGGCACTCGTTCGCCACGCACCTCCTCGAAGGCGGCGCCGATCTGGCCGCAGTGCAGGAGCTGCTGGGTCATGCCGACATCTCCACCACCCAGATCTACACGCACGTCGACCGCGCCTACCTGCGAGACGTGCACCGCACGTACCACCCCCGCAGCGCCTGA